In a single window of the Coprothermobacter proteolyticus DSM 5265 genome:
- a CDS encoding PTS sugar transporter subunit IIA, which produces MLENILTEKAIRLKAQAKDWQEAVRMGGELLVNAGFAKPSYIEAMVETVKQLGPYSVIAPGIAMPHARPEAGVIKPGLSLVTLATPVEFGNKENDPVDIVVSFCATDNTSHIQMLAELAQLLGSDEAVTTIRNAKEVSEVTQLIKVFQFS; this is translated from the coding sequence ATGCTGGAAAACATTCTAACTGAAAAAGCGATTCGTCTTAAAGCTCAGGCTAAGGATTGGCAAGAAGCAGTGCGCATGGGCGGAGAGCTGTTGGTAAATGCAGGCTTTGCCAAACCAAGTTATATAGAGGCTATGGTAGAAACAGTAAAACAACTTGGACCTTACAGCGTCATAGCACCTGGCATTGCCATGCCACATGCAAGGCCCGAGGCCGGAGTTATCAAGCCTGGTTTAAGTTTGGTAACCTTGGCAACCCCAGTGGAGTTCGGTAACAAAGAGAACGATCCGGTGGACATTGTAGTTTCATTCTGTGCCACCGATAACACCTCTCACATACAGATGCTTGCAGAGCTTGCTCAGCTACTTGGCAGCGATGAAGCTGTAACTACGATAAGAAACGCAAAGGAGGTGAGCGAAGTAACCCAGCTGATAAAGGTTTTCCAATTCTCATAA